The following are encoded in a window of Nocardioides houyundeii genomic DNA:
- the greA gene encoding transcription elongation factor GreA, translating into MTQSTDQSTIWLTQDAYDKLQTELDDLKGPKRQEIIEKISAARDEGDLKENGGYHAAKDEQGKQEARIRQLEDMLRRAEVGETPADDGVVEQGMKVTVKFVDFGEDETFLFGAREMEEDGLTVYSPQSALGAAINGKKKGDTVTYEAPNGKDVSVEIIDAKPYTG; encoded by the coding sequence ATGACCCAGTCGACCGACCAGTCCACCATCTGGTTGACCCAGGACGCCTACGACAAGCTGCAGACTGAGCTCGATGACCTCAAGGGGCCGAAGCGCCAGGAGATCATCGAGAAGATCAGCGCTGCCCGAGACGAGGGCGACCTGAAGGAGAACGGCGGCTATCACGCCGCCAAGGACGAGCAGGGCAAGCAGGAGGCCCGGATCCGTCAGCTCGAGGACATGCTCCGCCGCGCCGAGGTGGGCGAGACCCCCGCCGACGACGGCGTGGTCGAGCAGGGCATGAAGGTCACCGTGAAGTTCGTGGACTTCGGCGAGGACGAGACCTTCCTGTTCGGCGCCCGCGAGATGGAGGAGGACGGCCTGACCGTCTACTCCCCGCAGTCGGCCCTCGGCGCCGCCATCAACGGCAAGAAGAAGGGTGACACCGTCACCTACGAGGCGCCCAACGGCAAGGACGTCAGCGTCGAGATCATCGACGCCAAGCCCTACACCGGCTGA
- a CDS encoding DUF4307 domain-containing protein, producing the protein MTSPAELAERYGAPSPRRRLVAIIATVVLAVVFGVWLAWAALFHGNPSVRSGIVGFDVVDDHTMEVSVEVDLDDVEEADCLLRALSEDKATVGELSFAPVDGVQTVTVRTERRATSVENVGCRTEGQSRRR; encoded by the coding sequence GTGACATCACCGGCAGAGCTCGCAGAGCGCTACGGCGCCCCGTCGCCGCGACGACGTCTCGTGGCCATCATCGCGACCGTGGTGCTGGCCGTGGTGTTCGGCGTCTGGCTCGCCTGGGCCGCGCTGTTCCACGGCAACCCCTCGGTGCGGTCCGGGATCGTCGGGTTCGACGTGGTCGACGACCACACGATGGAGGTCAGCGTCGAAGTCGACCTCGACGACGTCGAGGAGGCCGACTGCCTGCTCCGCGCACTGTCCGAGGACAAGGCGACCGTCGGGGAGCTGTCGTTCGCGCCTGTCGACGGGGTCCAGACGGTGACGGTCCGGACCGAGCGACGGGCCACCAGCGTGGAGAACGTAGGCTGTCGTACCGAGGGTCAGTCGCGCCGGCGCTGA
- the mca gene encoding mycothiol conjugate amidase Mca, with protein MPDHPRAGLRLMHVHAHPDDESSKGAASTAKYVAEGVDVHVVTCTGGERGSILNPKMDRPDILANMTEIRRQEMERARDILGVRQDWLGFVDSGWPEGDPKPPLPEGCFGLVTPEEGAAPLVRLIRQFRPHVMTTYDENGGYPHPDHIKCHEVSVEAFHAAGDPERYPEAGEPWQPLKLYYHHGFNRPKSVALHEAMLAHGLESPYAERLEKWEANPEWDERITTRVPCADYFGVRDQALLAHATQIDPDGAWFAVPRSIQEEVWPTEDYELVVSHVPTQLPEDDLFAGISGWA; from the coding sequence ATGCCCGACCACCCCCGCGCCGGCCTCCGCCTGATGCACGTGCACGCCCACCCCGACGACGAGTCGAGCAAGGGCGCCGCCTCCACCGCCAAGTACGTCGCCGAAGGTGTCGACGTCCACGTGGTGACCTGCACCGGCGGTGAGCGCGGCTCCATCCTGAATCCCAAGATGGACCGCCCCGACATCCTCGCCAACATGACCGAGATCCGTCGCCAGGAGATGGAGCGCGCCCGCGACATCCTCGGCGTCCGCCAGGACTGGCTCGGCTTCGTCGACTCCGGCTGGCCCGAGGGCGACCCCAAGCCGCCGCTCCCCGAGGGATGCTTCGGGCTGGTGACCCCGGAGGAGGGCGCGGCGCCCCTGGTGCGGCTGATCCGCCAGTTCCGTCCGCACGTGATGACCACGTACGACGAGAACGGCGGCTACCCGCACCCGGACCACATCAAGTGCCACGAGGTCTCCGTCGAGGCGTTCCACGCCGCGGGGGACCCGGAGCGCTACCCCGAGGCCGGCGAGCCCTGGCAGCCGCTGAAGCTCTACTACCACCACGGGTTCAACCGACCCAAGAGCGTCGCCCTGCACGAGGCGATGCTGGCGCACGGCCTGGAGTCGCCGTACGCCGAGCGGCTGGAGAAGTGGGAGGCGAACCCGGAGTGGGACGAGCGGATCACCACCCGCGTCCCGTGCGCCGACTACTTCGGCGTCCGGGATCAGGCTCTGCTGGCCCACGCCACGCAGATCGACCCCGACGGCGCCTGGTTCGCGGTCCCGCGGAGCATCCAGGAGGAGGTCTGGCCCACCGAGGACTACGAGCTGGTGGTGAGCCACGTCCCCACCCAGCTCCCCGAGGACGACCTCTTCGCCGGCATCTCTGGGTGGGCCTGA
- a CDS encoding class I SAM-dependent methyltransferase yields the protein MDRHHWDERYAEHGLVWRAGPNEFVAAELGDLQAGRAVDLGAGEGRNALWLAERGWRVTAVDFSLVGLEKGRQLAGDLPVSWVCADATTWVSSVPVDLVVLAYLQLPAEPRRAAIRNAFSSLVTGGTLLAVAHDATNLTEGTGGPQDASVLMTAEDLLADLDGFDLEVLRADRVARRVAAPEGDEPHRGQHDRTAWDALLRVTRR from the coding sequence ATGGACCGTCACCACTGGGACGAGCGGTACGCCGAGCACGGGCTGGTCTGGCGTGCCGGACCCAACGAGTTCGTCGCCGCTGAGCTCGGCGACCTCCAGGCGGGCCGCGCGGTCGACCTGGGTGCTGGTGAGGGCCGCAATGCGCTGTGGCTGGCCGAGCGCGGGTGGCGGGTGACCGCGGTGGACTTCTCGCTCGTCGGGCTCGAGAAGGGGCGACAGCTGGCAGGCGACCTCCCGGTCTCCTGGGTCTGCGCCGACGCGACCACGTGGGTCTCGTCCGTGCCGGTGGACCTGGTGGTCCTGGCCTACCTCCAGCTGCCGGCCGAGCCCCGGCGCGCCGCGATCCGCAACGCCTTCTCGTCCCTGGTGACAGGCGGCACGCTGCTGGCGGTCGCCCACGACGCCACCAACCTCACCGAGGGCACGGGCGGGCCGCAGGACGCCTCGGTGCTGATGACGGCCGAGGACCTGCTGGCCGACCTGGACGGGTTCGACCTCGAGGTGCTGCGCGCCGACCGGGTGGCGCGCCGGGTCGCCGCTCCCGAGGGCGACGAGCCGCACCGTGGCCAGCACGACCGCACCGCGTGGGACGCCCTGCTCAGGGTCACCCGGCGCTGA
- a CDS encoding GlsB/YeaQ/YmgE family stress response membrane protein, whose amino-acid sequence MIFQILGLLVVGLIIGALARLLKPGKQTLSLVGTMILGVVGAIIGGLIGGLFNDSTNPFELNFLGFIFAVIAAVLLVGVAEAVLGKNKHSV is encoded by the coding sequence ATGATCTTTCAAATTCTTGGTCTTCTCGTGGTCGGTCTCATCATCGGCGCGCTCGCTCGGCTGCTGAAGCCGGGCAAGCAGACCCTCAGCTTGGTCGGCACCATGATCCTCGGTGTGGTCGGCGCCATCATCGGTGGCCTGATCGGCGGCCTCTTCAACGACAGCACCAACCCCTTCGAGCTCAACTTCCTCGGCTTCATCTTCGCCGTGATCGCAGCCGTGCTGCTGGTCGGCGTCGCGGAGGCCGTCCTGGGCAAGAACAAGCACTCCGTCTGA
- a CDS encoding 1-acyl-sn-glycerol-3-phosphate acyltransferase translates to MIRRTLARTLLRLARWRVVGQVPRTGIMVGAPHTSNWDWVATLVMLWSQDVTPRILIKRELFRGPLGWLLKATGGIPVDRDNASQVVGDLAAHAARDESFLIAIAAEGTRERSAYWKSGFYRLAQDTGLPVSLGYIDGPSRTVGFGPTFTLTGDVRADMDRIREFYSDKRGIHPELRTEPRLREELAAGQS, encoded by the coding sequence ATGATCCGCCGAACCCTGGCCCGCACCCTGCTGCGCCTCGCCCGCTGGCGCGTCGTGGGCCAGGTCCCGCGCACCGGGATCATGGTCGGTGCTCCGCACACCTCCAACTGGGACTGGGTGGCCACCCTGGTGATGCTCTGGTCCCAGGACGTGACGCCCAGGATCCTCATCAAGCGGGAGCTGTTCCGGGGCCCCCTGGGGTGGCTGCTGAAGGCCACCGGGGGCATCCCGGTGGATCGGGACAACGCCTCGCAGGTGGTGGGCGACCTCGCCGCCCACGCGGCCCGGGACGAGTCCTTCCTCATCGCCATCGCCGCCGAGGGCACCCGGGAGCGCAGCGCCTACTGGAAGAGCGGCTTCTACCGCTTGGCCCAGGACACCGGTCTCCCGGTGTCACTGGGCTACATCGACGGACCCAGCCGCACGGTCGGCTTCGGGCCGACGTTCACCCTGACCGGCGACGTGCGAGCCGACATGGACCGGATCCGGGAGTTCTACTCCGACAAGCGGGGGATCCACCCGGAGCTGCGCACCGAGCCCCGGCTGCGCGAGGAGCTCGCGGCCGGGCAGAGCTGA
- a CDS encoding copper resistance CopC/CopD family protein, with amino-acid sequence MTLSFSEPVLLTSRLVTTYDAQGSVVASSASTADGQVRVVFDDRLARGTYVVAWFVVSSDGHPISGSLTFSVGARSATVSPPPPPAESSVAVTSTQAVASWATYLGLLSSAGLVVFVVLVLPRRYAGRLLVARVRRLLRLAVALALVGAAVGVAVAGLYAQGLELGAVLTSFDASLVRKELGSAFVLTAALVTTAAVFGPTPPGPRRSALLLTCAALAVCAPALVGHTQSYGPAPLVLGADVLHLAAGAVWLGGLAGLTLTLRSGTSDVSSRRDAEVLARFSAVAGPLVLAVAVAGVLLGWRILGSWSALVETTYGTLLLVKVVLGLAVVAVAAFNRFRLLPRVRRSPFGIRARGSWYDVPCSRSWASWSRSSWSRGSW; translated from the coding sequence GTGACCCTCTCGTTCAGCGAACCCGTGCTGCTCACCAGCAGGCTCGTCACGACGTACGACGCCCAGGGCAGCGTCGTCGCCTCGTCCGCCTCCACCGCCGACGGGCAGGTGAGGGTGGTCTTCGACGACCGGTTGGCGCGTGGCACCTACGTGGTGGCCTGGTTCGTGGTCTCCTCCGACGGCCACCCGATCTCGGGCTCCCTGACCTTCTCCGTGGGCGCGCGCAGCGCCACGGTGAGTCCTCCACCCCCGCCGGCGGAGTCCTCGGTGGCCGTCACCAGCACCCAGGCGGTCGCCTCCTGGGCCACGTACCTGGGCCTGCTGAGCAGCGCGGGACTGGTCGTCTTCGTGGTCCTCGTGCTCCCCCGTCGGTACGCCGGCCGGCTGCTGGTGGCGCGCGTCCGCCGGTTGCTCCGGCTGGCCGTGGCACTGGCGCTGGTCGGCGCCGCGGTGGGCGTGGCGGTCGCGGGCCTGTACGCCCAGGGACTGGAGCTGGGCGCCGTCCTGACCTCGTTCGACGCCTCGCTGGTGCGCAAGGAGCTCGGCTCGGCCTTCGTGCTGACTGCCGCCCTGGTCACGACGGCGGCGGTGTTCGGCCCGACCCCGCCCGGCCCGCGCCGCTCGGCCCTGCTGCTGACCTGCGCGGCGCTCGCGGTGTGCGCCCCGGCCCTGGTCGGGCACACCCAGTCCTACGGCCCGGCCCCGCTGGTGCTGGGCGCCGACGTGCTGCACCTGGCCGCCGGCGCAGTCTGGCTGGGCGGCCTCGCCGGGCTCACGCTGACGCTCCGCTCGGGCACCTCGGACGTCTCGTCGCGGCGCGACGCGGAGGTGCTCGCCCGGTTCTCCGCGGTCGCCGGCCCCCTGGTGCTGGCCGTGGCCGTGGCGGGTGTGCTGCTGGGCTGGCGCATCCTCGGGTCGTGGTCGGCGCTGGTGGAGACCACCTACGGCACCCTGCTGCTGGTCAAGGTGGTCCTGGGGCTCGCGGTGGTCGCGGTGGCCGCCTTCAACCGGTTCCGGCTGCTGCCCCGGGTGCGTCGCTCCCCCTTCGGGATCCGAGCGCGGGGGTCCTGGTACGACGTACCGTGCTCGCGGAGCTGGGCCTCCTGGTCGCGCTCCTCGTGGTCACGGGGTTCCTGGTAG
- a CDS encoding YcnI family protein has translation MSPPVRAGLGLGLSVAAVLLVAPPAAAHVSVTPSTAQAGTTLLLQLGVNHGCGDSATTALEVKVPEGVNSVTATRTPFWDVSRTVVRLDEPVTDAHGNELTERVDTVLFTATEPLASDLRDTVELTFQVPDQVGEALAFPTVQTCEQGENAWIQVAQDGQDPEELESPAPVVQVLAPDAAATGSATGSATASTSAPSEVVAWIGFAAGMLGLLLGGLAFAQARRQPGAVPE, from the coding sequence ATGTCGCCCCCCGTCCGCGCCGGTCTTGGTCTCGGTCTGAGCGTGGCGGCGGTCCTGCTGGTGGCCCCTCCCGCCGCGGCCCACGTCAGCGTCACCCCTTCGACCGCCCAGGCCGGTACGACGCTGCTGCTCCAGCTCGGGGTGAACCACGGCTGCGGCGACTCCGCGACCACCGCGCTGGAGGTCAAGGTGCCCGAGGGGGTCAACTCCGTCACCGCGACCCGCACGCCGTTCTGGGACGTCTCGCGCACGGTGGTCCGGCTGGACGAGCCGGTCACCGACGCGCACGGCAACGAGCTGACCGAGCGCGTGGACACCGTGCTGTTCACCGCCACCGAGCCGCTGGCCTCGGACCTGCGCGACACGGTCGAGCTCACGTTCCAGGTGCCGGACCAGGTCGGTGAGGCACTGGCCTTCCCGACCGTGCAGACCTGCGAGCAGGGAGAGAACGCCTGGATCCAGGTGGCCCAGGACGGGCAGGACCCCGAGGAGCTGGAGAGCCCGGCACCGGTGGTGCAGGTCCTCGCACCGGACGCCGCTGCCACCGGGTCGGCCACCGGGTCGGCCACCGCCTCGACCTCGGCCCCCTCCGAGGTCGTCGCCTGGATCGGCTTCGCCGCCGGCATGCTCGGGCTGCTCCTGGGGGGACTCGCCTTCGCCCAGGCCCGCAGGCAGCCGGGCGCCGTCCCCGAGTGA
- a CDS encoding protein adenylyltransferase SelO yields the protein MTTSPVSVALTTSFADTLPELALAWQAEEAPDPTLLTLNEPLAAELGLDPDQLRTPEGVAFLLGRSVPSGARPVAQAYAGHQFGGYSPRLGDGRALLLGELTDTEGRLRDLHLKGSGRTPFARGGDGLAAVGPMLREYVVSEAMHALGIPTTRSLAVVATGRDVRRETLLPGAVLTRVAASHLRVGTFQYARGLDDLDLLRRLSDAAIQRHHPSARDAEHPPRALYEAVVAAQAQLVAKWMLVGFVHGVMNTDNMTISGETIDYGPCAFMEAYDPACVHSSIDEGGRYAYGNQPAAAEWNLARLAEAMLPLLHEDQEIAISMAVESLGTFRPLYVEALLSGMRRKIGLPRAPTAPRALRWSRSCWG from the coding sequence GTGACCACCTCTCCAGTCTCCGTCGCACTCACCACCTCGTTCGCCGACACGCTGCCCGAGCTGGCCCTGGCCTGGCAGGCCGAGGAGGCCCCCGACCCGACCCTCCTGACGCTGAACGAGCCGCTCGCCGCCGAGCTGGGCCTGGACCCCGATCAGCTCCGCACTCCCGAGGGGGTGGCCTTCCTCCTGGGCCGCTCGGTGCCGTCGGGTGCCCGTCCCGTGGCCCAGGCGTACGCGGGCCATCAGTTCGGCGGCTACTCCCCCCGTCTGGGGGACGGCCGGGCCCTGCTGCTGGGCGAGCTCACCGACACCGAGGGCAGGCTGCGCGACCTCCACCTCAAGGGCTCCGGACGCACGCCGTTCGCCCGCGGCGGTGACGGGCTCGCCGCCGTCGGTCCGATGCTGCGCGAGTACGTGGTGAGCGAGGCGATGCACGCGCTCGGCATCCCGACCACCCGCTCCCTGGCGGTGGTCGCCACCGGCAGGGACGTACGACGCGAGACGCTGCTACCCGGTGCTGTGCTGACCCGGGTCGCGGCCAGCCACCTGCGGGTCGGCACCTTCCAGTACGCCCGGGGCCTTGACGACCTCGACCTGCTGCGCCGTCTCAGCGACGCCGCGATCCAGCGCCACCACCCCTCCGCCCGCGACGCCGAGCACCCGCCCCGGGCGCTCTACGAGGCGGTGGTGGCCGCCCAGGCGCAGCTGGTGGCGAAGTGGATGCTCGTGGGGTTCGTGCACGGGGTGATGAACACCGACAACATGACGATCTCCGGCGAGACCATCGACTACGGTCCGTGCGCCTTCATGGAGGCCTACGACCCGGCCTGCGTGCACAGCTCGATCGACGAAGGTGGCCGCTACGCCTACGGCAACCAGCCGGCGGCCGCGGAGTGGAACCTGGCACGTCTCGCCGAGGCCATGCTGCCGCTGCTGCACGAGGACCAGGAGATCGCGATCTCCATGGCGGTGGAGTCCCTGGGCACCTTCCGGCCGCTGTACGTGGAGGCCCTGCTGTCCGGCATGCGGCGCAAGATCGGGCTCCCCCGAGCGCCGACGGCGCCGAGAGCACTGCGCTGGTCGAGGAGCTGCTGGGGCTGA
- a CDS encoding DUF421 domain-containing protein, with product MDIVIRAVVVFAFLWVAIRISGKREVAQLSAFDMILLVTVGDLISQGILQEDYSLTAAMLAVSTFALAAMALAFLTRRFPRARPVLEGLPRIVIRDGEPLLNVLASEQLTFDDLAEGARQNGIRRFSDVELAVLETDGVFSFFTRPAEESDPRDGAATDDRPL from the coding sequence ATGGACATCGTGATCCGCGCCGTCGTCGTCTTCGCCTTCCTCTGGGTGGCGATCCGGATCAGTGGCAAGCGGGAGGTCGCCCAGCTCTCGGCCTTCGACATGATCCTGCTGGTCACCGTGGGCGACCTGATCAGCCAGGGCATCCTGCAGGAGGACTACTCGCTCACCGCCGCGATGCTTGCCGTGTCCACGTTCGCCCTGGCGGCGATGGCCCTGGCCTTCCTCACCCGCCGCTTCCCCAGGGCGAGGCCGGTTCTGGAAGGGCTGCCCCGGATCGTGATCCGCGACGGCGAGCCCCTGCTCAACGTGCTCGCCAGCGAGCAGCTCACGTTCGACGACCTCGCCGAGGGAGCCCGGCAGAACGGCATCCGCCGGTTCAGCGACGTCGAGCTGGCGGTGCTGGAGACCGACGGGGTCTTCTCGTTCTTCACCCGGCCCGCCGAGGAGAGCGACCCTCGCGACGGCGCGGCCACCGACGACCGCCCGCTGTAG